The Methanobrevibacter wolinii SH genome includes a window with the following:
- a CDS encoding right-handed parallel beta-helix repeat-containing protein, with protein MDLTKEKSFNAHIFMNIIIISLVIILSFCLITSVSAASNNSTNTYLNNTSYTHIVTSNMSNNEIQSVIDNANNGDTVKFNSKKYNNVSLIINKKLNIITTVRTVLESSNIISNRAKSLNIKNSFGFYFTSNSSGSTLKGFTLTGNPDYQIIVNGANNLNIENNTISSGKNGIYINNTKKSKILSNNISKVQINGISAYNTHSTTFKNNSASHNGEDGVYFFNIENSYIGYNDFSNNDLNGIELAGITNNNTIIHNHLRNNINNLFINSTSHMDKVTKNTITGARMSPKARYDYDMTGMGVLFGDSYKSSTKDTGIYIGYNTMGFNAQFDAKNHMTLPIFKLGDNYYVTNDGSLARAHLCPFLLGGELGWENTGYLRLGFTQKGNQIIGKLYDKNGNVVEAGDFNIDQVSVDGNNVGSASYQNGKVVINAGKDGSNVKIVSNGRTLFEGIVKALNSDKSGQDNSKQSQGSGDSKLDKNNLVNGGGSLNKTSNSIIASLANKNSGKGSGLGSLFGAGNSNTKVNGTGVSSGAYSGTSNNGLGTAGENGQGGSTVSQGSASSPKAYEIATQKAASKLSSDNTRNLAVLAIFALMLLFVIGYKRRNKDDDNDDY; from the coding sequence ATGGATTTAACTAAGGAAAAATCTTTTAATGCTCATATTTTTATGAATATAATCATAATATCATTGGTTATTATTTTAAGTTTTTGTTTAATTACATCTGTATCTGCAGCTAGTAATAACTCTACAAATACTTATCTAAATAACACATCTTATACTCATATTGTAACATCAAATATGTCTAATAATGAGATTCAAAGTGTTATTGATAATGCAAATAATGGAGATACTGTAAAATTCAACAGTAAAAAATATAATAATGTGTCTTTAATAATAAATAAAAAATTAAACATTATTACTACAGTTAGAACTGTATTAGAAAGTTCTAATATTATTTCTAATAGGGCTAAATCACTTAATATAAAAAACAGTTTTGGTTTTTATTTTACATCTAATAGTTCTGGTTCTACTCTTAAAGGTTTTACATTAACAGGTAATCCTGATTATCAGATTATAGTTAATGGTGCTAATAATTTAAATATTGAGAATAACACAATTTCTAGTGGAAAAAATGGTATTTATATAAATAATACTAAAAAGTCTAAAATTTTATCAAATAATATTTCTAAAGTTCAGATTAATGGTATAAGTGCATATAATACTCATTCAACCACTTTTAAAAATAATAGTGCTTCACATAATGGTGAAGATGGTGTTTATTTCTTTAATATTGAAAATTCTTATATTGGATATAATGATTTTTCTAATAATGATTTAAATGGTATTGAATTAGCAGGTATTACTAATAATAATACTATTATTCACAATCATTTAAGAAATAATATTAATAATCTTTTTATTAATTCTACTTCTCATATGGATAAAGTTACTAAAAATACTATTACTGGAGCAAGAATGAGTCCTAAAGCTAGGTATGATTATGATATGACTGGAATGGGTGTATTATTTGGTGATAGTTATAAATCTAGTACTAAAGATACTGGAATATATATTGGATACAATACTATGGGCTTTAATGCTCAATTTGATGCTAAAAACCATATGACTTTACCAATATTTAAATTAGGTGATAATTATTATGTTACTAATGATGGTAGTTTAGCTAGAGCACATTTATGTCCATTTTTACTTGGTGGTGAACTTGGTTGGGAAAATACTGGTTATTTAAGATTAGGATTTACTCAAAAAGGAAACCAAATTATTGGTAAATTATATGATAAAAATGGTAATGTTGTTGAAGCAGGAGATTTTAATATAGATCAAGTATCAGTAGATGGTAATAATGTAGGTTCTGCATCTTATCAAAATGGAAAAGTTGTTATTAATGCTGGAAAAGATGGTTCTAATGTTAAAATTGTTAGTAATGGTAGAACATTATTTGAAGGTATTGTAAAAGCTTTAAATTCTGATAAATCAGGACAAGATAATTCAAAACAATCACAAGGTTCTGGTGATTCAAAATTAGATAAAAATAATCTTGTTAATGGTGGAGGATCTTTAAATAAAACCAGTAATAGTATTATTGCATCTCTTGCTAATAAAAATTCAGGTAAAGGTTCTGGTTTAGGTTCTTTATTTGGTGCTGGTAATAGTAATACTAAAGTAAATGGTACTGGTGTTTCTTCTGGTGCTTATAGTGGAACTTCAAATAATGGACTTGGTACTGCTGGAGAAAATGGTCAAGGAGGATCTACTGTAAGTCAAGGTTCTGCTAGTTCTCCTAAAGCATATGAAATTGCTACTCAAAAAGCTGCAAGTAAATTATCTTCAGATAACACACGTAACCTTGCAGTATTAGCTATTTTCGCTTTAATGTTATTATTTGTTATTGGATATAAACGTAGAAACAAAGATGATGATAATGATGATTATTAA
- a CDS encoding right-handed parallel beta-helix repeat-containing protein yields the protein MKNSKKIIFSVLILFVIITIGCVSAATSSNDTTISDSNSLSVQNIDNSSSIVTDDNTKTATTINIDNSMSNTDIQGKIDNAKDGDIINFANGTYENTNLVINKTLTLNGNGATLTGVPTKGRSSIVNPAGTYNGIFYIENCNNTIINGFNFVVDNSKLSTSTKTNNDGGIIASTQSNVIIYNTTNVKFINNTVSGGRYGIFVTSAFSAPNHNTTVENNTVSNVLDGGIESFGSANTLIKNNIIINPYNHGIDVRHGTGPNCIVINNTVYNAQEGIYLMHSRGHICENNTLNHCSIGITCFGSADIKSNYNNFTNNTMIGYMLASGYSNITIGGNDDFSGLKFIPMPPTFTYKIVTGDSTTINSNNGTFSDSEYNTKLNTTIVAPKEFNQTAVDFYSGERGGYFSVTLKDQNNKTLGNKPVQIGFNGVVYNLTTDANGVARLQINLAWAGDYTFAISYLGDDQYNGSFVVSKIHIDKKAVSLTVPYKQYKLSAKSKVISISLKATNINKKYVNVANKKVTITVNGKTYTGKTNSNGVASVKVSINKRGTYTVTTKFVGTGAYPDKTTTSKIRIY from the coding sequence ATGAAAAATAGTAAAAAAATTATTTTTTCTGTATTAATTTTATTTGTTATCATAACTATTGGATGTGTAAGTGCTGCAACATCAAGTAATGATACAACAATTAGTGATTCTAATTCTTTAAGTGTTCAAAATATAGATAACTCTTCAAGTATTGTAACTGATGATAACACTAAGACAGCAACAACAATTAATATTGATAACTCTATGAGTAATACAGATATACAAGGTAAAATAGATAATGCAAAAGATGGAGATATCATTAATTTTGCTAATGGAACTTATGAAAATACAAATTTAGTTATAAATAAAACTCTTACATTAAATGGTAATGGTGCTACATTAACGGGAGTACCTACAAAAGGCAGAAGTTCAATTGTAAATCCTGCAGGTACATATAATGGAATTTTTTATATTGAAAATTGTAATAATACTATAATCAATGGATTTAATTTTGTTGTAGATAATTCAAAATTAAGTACAAGTACTAAAACTAATAATGATGGTGGAATAATTGCTAGTACTCAATCAAATGTAATTATATACAATACCACTAATGTTAAATTTATAAATAACACAGTTAGTGGTGGAAGATATGGAATATTTGTAACTAGTGCATTTAGTGCTCCTAACCACAATACTACAGTTGAAAATAACACAGTTTCAAATGTTTTAGATGGTGGAATTGAATCATTTGGTTCTGCTAATACCTTAATTAAAAACAACATAATAATTAACCCATACAACCATGGTATTGATGTAAGACATGGAACTGGACCTAATTGTATAGTTATTAATAATACAGTATACAATGCTCAGGAAGGTATTTACTTAATGCATTCTCGTGGTCATATCTGTGAAAATAATACATTAAATCATTGTTCAATTGGAATTACTTGTTTTGGATCAGCTGATATTAAAAGTAATTATAATAATTTTACAAACAACACAATGATTGGATATATGCTTGCTAGTGGATACTCTAATATTACTATTGGCGGAAATGATGACTTTAGTGGATTAAAATTTATACCTATGCCACCAACATTTACATATAAAATTGTAACTGGTGATTCAACAACTATAAACAGTAATAATGGAACATTTAGTGATAGTGAATATAATACTAAATTAAACACTACCATTGTTGCACCAAAAGAATTCAATCAAACTGCTGTTGACTTCTATAGTGGTGAAAGAGGAGGATACTTCAGTGTTACTCTTAAAGATCAAAACAATAAAACTTTAGGAAATAAACCTGTTCAAATTGGATTTAATGGTGTAGTATATAATTTAACTACTGATGCAAATGGTGTTGCAAGATTACAAATTAACCTTGCTTGGGCTGGAGATTATACCTTTGCAATATCTTATTTAGGTGACGACCAATACAATGGTAGTTTTGTTGTTTCAAAAATACATATTGATAAAAAAGCAGTATCTTTAACTGTTCCATACAAACAATACAAATTAAGTGCAAAATCCAAAGTAATATCTATTTCATTAAAAGCTACAAATATTAATAAAAAATATGTAAATGTAGCAAATAAAAAAGTTACTATAACTGTAAATGGAAAAACTTATACTGGAAAAACTAATTCAAATGGTGTTGCAAGTGTTAAAGTTTCAATAAATAAAAGAGGAACATATACTGTAACCACTAAATTTGTTGGTACTGGTGCTTACCCAGATAAAACAACTACTTCAAAAATTAGAATATACTAA
- the pheT gene encoding phenylalanine--tRNA ligase subunit beta encodes MPVITFEYQDLKDLGINLEQEKLINILPMMGSDIEDFNDKEIKVEFFPNRPDNLSIEGVSRSLKGFLSQETGLPNYTVEPSGEKVYISKEVEKIRPYIAFAKIENVDFTGNKIKYIMDFQENLHWVIGRDRKKVAIGIHNADVVSGDYKYIATSKDEHSFIPLEMDKELSPKEILKEHDKGKKYAHLLEGFDKYPMILDNNNQTMSMPPIINSELTKLTEDTNTVIVDVTGTDKKAVEQSLNIICSSFAEVGGKVKSMEMVYEDKTITTPDLSPKESLVHVNKTNELIGGTCLDAKEVKRLLEKARFGAEILNDNEIKVQIPPFRIDILHEVDIIENIAIQYCIKKIPSTLPDINTVAYEHDWFKSEKTIRELMIGLGFDEIMSLMLTNEESHYKKMLQKETEHVQVARPISVEGTMIRTSLLNALMEFLEDNKAEDLPQKLFEIGDVIYLDDSSEFNTHLGKKLAAVVCHSNANFTEIKSITDSVLSNLGYTMEISESDNPSFIKGRVASVKGSSKHGDIEGVFGEISPEVITNFNLEYPVIAFEIEFLRD; translated from the coding sequence ATGCCAGTTATTACATTCGAATATCAAGATTTAAAAGATTTAGGAATTAATTTAGAACAAGAAAAACTTATTAATATTTTACCTATGATGGGTAGTGATATTGAAGACTTTAATGATAAAGAAATTAAAGTTGAATTTTTCCCAAATCGTCCAGATAACCTTTCAATAGAAGGAGTTTCAAGATCACTTAAAGGATTCCTATCACAAGAAACTGGACTTCCAAATTATACTGTAGAACCTTCTGGAGAAAAAGTATATATTTCAAAAGAAGTTGAAAAAATAAGACCATATATTGCTTTTGCTAAAATTGAAAATGTAGATTTTACAGGAAATAAAATTAAATATATTATGGATTTCCAAGAAAACCTTCATTGGGTAATTGGTCGTGACAGGAAAAAAGTAGCAATAGGTATCCACAATGCAGATGTAGTATCTGGAGATTATAAATATATTGCAACATCTAAAGATGAACATTCATTTATACCTCTTGAGATGGATAAAGAACTTAGTCCTAAAGAAATCTTAAAAGAACATGATAAAGGTAAAAAATATGCACATCTTCTTGAAGGATTTGATAAATATCCAATGATTCTTGATAATAATAATCAAACTATGAGTATGCCTCCAATTATTAATAGTGAACTTACAAAACTTACTGAAGATACTAATACTGTTATTGTAGATGTAACTGGTACAGATAAAAAAGCAGTAGAACAATCATTAAACATCATTTGTTCTTCATTTGCAGAAGTTGGAGGAAAAGTTAAAAGTATGGAAATGGTTTATGAAGATAAAACAATAACAACTCCTGATTTAAGTCCAAAAGAATCATTAGTACATGTTAATAAAACCAATGAACTTATTGGTGGAACTTGCCTTGATGCAAAAGAAGTAAAAAGATTACTTGAAAAAGCAAGATTTGGTGCAGAGATATTAAATGATAATGAAATTAAGGTTCAAATTCCACCATTTAGAATAGATATTTTACATGAAGTAGATATTATTGAAAATATTGCTATCCAATATTGTATTAAAAAAATACCAAGTACACTTCCAGATATCAACACAGTAGCATATGAACATGATTGGTTTAAATCTGAAAAAACTATTCGTGAACTTATGATAGGTCTTGGATTTGATGAAATAATGAGTTTAATGCTTACTAATGAAGAATCACATTATAAAAAAATGTTACAAAAAGAAACAGAACATGTTCAAGTTGCAAGACCAATTAGTGTTGAAGGAACTATGATACGAACTAGTCTTCTTAATGCATTAATGGAATTCTTAGAAGATAATAAAGCAGAAGATTTACCTCAAAAATTATTTGAAATTGGTGATGTAATATACCTTGATGATTCAAGTGAATTTAATACACACTTAGGTAAAAAATTAGCAGCAGTAGTCTGCCACTCCAATGCTAACTTTACTGAGATTAAATCTATAACTGATAGTGTATTATCTAACCTTGGATATACAATGGAAATTTCTGAATCAGATAATCCAAGTTTTATTAAAGGAAGAGTAGCTTCAGTTAAAGGAAGTTCTAAACATGGAGATATTGAAGGTGTATTTGGTGAAATTTCACCAGAAGTTATTACAAACTTCAATTTAGAATATCCAGTAATTGCTTTTGAAATTGAATTCTTAAGAGATTAA
- a CDS encoding flavodoxin family protein has product MKVIGIQASPRKNGNCDILMDEVLKAAEENGAETTKYYLDDYKIEPCHACCSCGDGVDCVTDDDCNELLNASLDADVLVFSTPIYYGQMTAQGKLFTDRFYSVSRNPQKTFEGKKAVLIFTHGAPTGTYEEYIDLTKKSPFGHMGFDIVDTISIGGLEEQGAVKDLDDVMSKAKEIGSNL; this is encoded by the coding sequence ATGAAAGTTATTGGTATTCAAGCTAGTCCAAGGAAAAATGGAAACTGTGATATTTTAATGGATGAAGTTTTAAAAGCTGCTGAAGAAAATGGTGCAGAAACTACTAAATATTACTTAGATGATTATAAAATTGAACCTTGTCATGCATGTTGCTCATGTGGTGATGGTGTTGACTGTGTTACTGATGATGATTGTAATGAACTTCTTAATGCTAGTTTAGATGCAGATGTTCTAGTATTTTCAACTCCAATTTATTATGGTCAAATGACTGCTCAAGGTAAATTGTTTACAGATAGATTTTATTCAGTAAGTAGAAATCCACAAAAAACTTTTGAAGGTAAAAAAGCAGTTTTAATCTTTACTCATGGTGCTCCTACTGGAACCTATGAAGAATATATTGATCTTACTAAAAAATCTCCATTTGGACATATGGGATTTGATATTGTTGATACTATTTCTATTGGAGGACTTGAAGAACAAGGTGCTGTAAAAGATTTAGATGATGTTATGTCTAAAGCTAAAGAAATAGGTAGTAATTTATAA
- the aroA gene encoding 3-phosphoshikimate 1-carboxyvinyltransferase — protein MKLKFKRCLDIEGEIKAPSSKSYTHRAIILASLADGYSQVFNPLLSEDTLSTLNACITLGADITNFGNYVDINGVNGIIKPNFNPQPFITNPEHIINLGNSGTSLRLLTSIAALGNTEVVFTGDDSLQTRPMGDLLEALKSLGVKTESVDNKAPITVFPGFEGGITSISGNVSSQFISSILISAPLTEKGVELEVLPEFVSKPYVDMTIDIMNKFGVNVDVSLEGENTKFIVKPQKYTACDYIVEGDYSSSSYLLAACAIFGGKITILNLFKDSKQGDKIILDILSEMGANINCDVNSVTIESQGNLKSIDEIDLANAPDLLPTIAILAALADGTTKIKGIGHTRFKETDRIATTCEELRKCGCELEEFEDYIIIKGQTLNKNEEFIVSSHKDHRLAMAFILLNLKGYNVIIDGGDVFNVSFPEFIEAMSSIGVDLELSY, from the coding sequence ATGAAATTGAAATTTAAAAGATGTTTAGATATTGAAGGTGAAATTAAAGCACCTTCTTCTAAAAGTTATACACATAGAGCAATAATTTTAGCTTCACTTGCAGATGGTTACAGTCAAGTTTTTAATCCATTGTTATCAGAGGATACTTTATCTACATTAAATGCATGTATTACATTAGGTGCAGATATTACTAATTTTGGTAATTATGTTGATATTAATGGAGTTAATGGTATAATAAAACCAAATTTTAATCCTCAACCATTTATTACAAATCCAGAGCATATTATAAATCTTGGAAATTCTGGAACTTCTTTAAGATTACTTACCTCTATTGCAGCATTAGGTAATACTGAAGTAGTATTTACAGGAGATGATTCTCTTCAAACTAGACCTATGGGTGATTTATTAGAAGCATTAAAATCATTAGGTGTAAAAACTGAATCTGTTGATAATAAAGCTCCAATTACTGTTTTTCCTGGATTTGAAGGAGGAATTACTTCTATTTCTGGTAATGTTTCTTCTCAGTTTATATCTTCAATATTAATTTCTGCTCCACTTACAGAGAAAGGAGTAGAACTTGAAGTTTTACCTGAATTTGTATCAAAACCTTATGTTGATATGACTATTGATATTATGAATAAATTTGGGGTTAATGTTGATGTATCTCTTGAAGGTGAAAATACTAAATTTATAGTTAAACCACAAAAATATACTGCTTGTGATTATATTGTTGAAGGAGATTATTCATCTTCATCTTATCTTCTTGCTGCATGCGCTATATTTGGTGGTAAAATTACTATACTTAATTTATTTAAAGATTCTAAACAAGGAGATAAAATTATTTTAGATATTTTAAGTGAAATGGGTGCAAATATTAATTGTGATGTTAATTCTGTTACTATTGAATCTCAAGGTAATCTTAAATCTATTGATGAAATTGATTTAGCTAATGCTCCTGATTTATTACCTACTATAGCTATTTTAGCTGCTCTTGCAGATGGAACTACAAAAATTAAAGGTATTGGTCATACTAGATTTAAAGAAACTGATAGAATTGCAACAACTTGTGAAGAACTTAGAAAATGTGGTTGTGAACTTGAAGAATTTGAGGATTATATAATAATTAAAGGACAAACTCTTAATAAAAATGAAGAATTTATAGTTTCATCTCATAAAGATCATAGACTTGCTATGGCATTTATTCTTTTAAATCTTAAAGGTTATAATGTAATTATAGATGGAGGGGATGTTTTTAATGTGTCATTCCCCGAGTTTATTGAAGCTATGAGTTCTATTGGTGTAGATTTAGAATTATCATATTAA
- a CDS encoding valine--tRNA ligase: protein MSEKDIPKDYDHNKEELWQKKWQDDKIYKYIGDGTRPRYIIDTPPPYPTGSIHLGHVLNWVYIDMNARYRRLKGYDVLFPQGWDCHGLPTEVKVEELHNIKKNDVSRAEFRDMCIDLTTKNIALMKKQMLSLGFSQDWDREFVTMTPEYRKRTQYSFLKMYNQGLIYRGIHPVYWCPRCETAIAFAEVEYAENKSHLNYVNFPPADLSAVEEFPKDNSYIRPDGHNADPKESGILIATSRPELMSACVAVVIHPDDERYNHLLGKYVEVPLTSQKVKIIADEEVDPEFGTGAVMVCTFGDKTDVSWVNKYDLEVIEAITEQGLLTSAAGRYEGMTLKDAKEATIKDLKEEGYLLKQEDLDQNVGQCWRCKTPIEILVKKQWFVAVRKLISQVKEASNEMNWMPKHMESRLLNWADSMEWDWCISRQRLFATPIPVWYCKNCGKIILPDEDQLPVDPTVDKPKHPCECGCNEFIGETDVLDTWMDSSISPLSIAGWPDPSYVNDFPASIRPQGHDIIRTWTFYTILRCLALTGKKPWDDVVINGMVFGEDGFKMSKSRGNVIAPDDVIKEYGADPLRTWAANSLPGSDVAFAWKDIKHGYKFLRKFWNAFRFISMHIFSEDDLSDEKTIISNLNPMDKWILAKFTNLNRTVDEAFSKYEFAKTITSIEQFVWHDFCDEYIEAVKYRLYDDSVSDESRIAAKYTLRYVVENTLKILSPIAPFFTEEVYQHFEDSSIHTSSWPEIIKEFDDNDFMVNGDSAIEIIDEVRRFKSANKIALNAPLTKVNIYTSDLSDICNTFKEDIAGTLKINELNVLSGKPDIHEKVIEVEPVMSKIGPEFKSDAGKVVGYVKSNSVEDIADELSENNKLNIGELEVPKDYFNLKTEVVGASGEKVDIFQSEDLDVILEVIR, encoded by the coding sequence ATGTCAGAAAAAGATATACCAAAAGATTATGACCATAATAAGGAAGAGTTATGGCAGAAAAAATGGCAAGATGATAAAATTTATAAATATATTGGTGATGGAACAAGACCAAGATATATTATAGATACTCCTCCACCATATCCAACAGGATCTATACATTTAGGTCATGTATTAAATTGGGTATACATTGATATGAATGCAAGGTATAGAAGATTAAAAGGATATGATGTATTATTCCCTCAAGGATGGGATTGTCATGGACTTCCTACTGAAGTTAAGGTTGAAGAACTTCATAATATTAAGAAAAATGATGTTTCTAGAGCAGAATTTAGGGATATGTGTATTGACTTAACCACTAAAAATATTGCTCTTATGAAAAAACAAATGTTATCTCTTGGTTTCTCTCAGGATTGGGATAGAGAATTTGTTACTATGACTCCAGAATATAGGAAAAGAACTCAATATTCATTTTTAAAAATGTATAATCAAGGGTTAATTTATAGAGGTATTCACCCTGTATATTGGTGTCCTAGATGTGAAACTGCTATTGCTTTTGCTGAAGTAGAATATGCAGAAAATAAATCTCATTTAAATTATGTTAATTTTCCACCAGCTGATCTTTCAGCTGTAGAAGAATTCCCTAAAGATAATTCTTATATAAGGCCAGATGGTCACAATGCAGATCCTAAGGAAAGTGGAATTTTAATTGCAACTTCTAGACCTGAGTTAATGTCTGCTTGTGTTGCAGTTGTTATTCATCCTGATGATGAAAGGTATAATCATCTTTTAGGTAAATATGTAGAAGTACCTTTAACTTCTCAAAAAGTAAAAATCATTGCAGATGAAGAAGTAGATCCTGAATTTGGTACTGGTGCTGTAATGGTATGTACTTTTGGTGATAAGACTGATGTAAGTTGGGTAAATAAATATGACCTTGAAGTTATTGAAGCTATTACAGAACAAGGTTTACTTACTTCTGCAGCAGGTAGATATGAAGGTATGACTTTAAAAGATGCTAAAGAAGCAACTATTAAAGATCTTAAAGAAGAAGGTTATCTTTTAAAACAAGAAGATCTTGATCAAAATGTTGGACAATGTTGGAGATGTAAAACACCTATTGAAATTTTAGTTAAAAAACAATGGTTTGTTGCAGTTAGAAAACTTATTAGTCAAGTTAAAGAAGCTTCTAATGAAATGAATTGGATGCCTAAACATATGGAATCTAGGCTTTTAAATTGGGCAGATTCTATGGAATGGGATTGGTGTATTTCAAGACAAAGATTATTTGCAACACCTATACCTGTATGGTATTGTAAAAATTGTGGTAAGATAATTTTACCTGATGAAGATCAATTACCAGTAGATCCTACTGTAGATAAACCAAAACATCCATGTGAATGTGGTTGTAATGAATTTATTGGTGAAACTGATGTTTTAGATACTTGGATGGATAGTTCTATTTCTCCATTATCTATTGCAGGATGGCCTGATCCATCATATGTAAATGATTTCCCTGCAAGTATTCGTCCACAAGGACACGATATTATTCGTACATGGACATTTTATACAATTCTCAGATGTTTAGCATTAACTGGTAAAAAACCATGGGATGATGTTGTTATTAATGGTATGGTCTTTGGTGAAGATGGATTTAAAATGAGTAAATCTAGAGGAAATGTTATTGCACCTGATGATGTAATTAAAGAGTATGGTGCAGATCCATTAAGAACTTGGGCTGCAAATAGTCTTCCAGGTTCTGATGTAGCATTTGCATGGAAAGATATTAAACATGGTTACAAATTCTTACGTAAATTCTGGAATGCATTTAGATTCATTAGTATGCATATATTTTCAGAGGATGATTTATCTGATGAAAAAACTATTATATCAAATCTTAATCCTATGGATAAATGGATTTTAGCTAAATTTACAAATTTAAACAGAACTGTTGATGAAGCATTTTCTAAATATGAATTCGCAAAAACTATTACAAGTATTGAACAATTTGTATGGCATGATTTCTGTGATGAATATATTGAAGCTGTAAAATACAGATTATATGATGATAGTGTATCAGATGAATCACGTATTGCTGCTAAATATACTCTTAGATATGTTGTAGAAAATACTCTTAAAATTTTATCTCCTATTGCTCCATTCTTTACAGAAGAAGTATATCAACACTTTGAAGATTCAAGTATTCATACCTCTTCATGGCCAGAAATTATTAAAGAATTTGATGATAATGATTTCATGGTAAATGGAGATTCTGCTATTGAAATAATTGATGAAGTAAGAAGATTTAAATCAGCTAATAAAATAGCATTAAATGCACCTCTTACTAAAGTCAATATTTACACTTCTGATTTATCAGATATTTGTAATACTTTTAAAGAAGATATTGCAGGTACTTTAAAAATTAATGAATTAAATGTTTTATCTGGTAAACCAGATATTCATGAAAAAGTTATTGAAGTAGAACCAGTAATGAGTAAAATTGGACCAGAGTTCAAATCTGATGCAGGTAAAGTAGTTGGTTATGTTAAATCTAACTCTGTTGAAGATATTGCAGATGAACTTTCAGAAAACAATAAACTTAATATTGGTGAGTTAGAAGTTCCTAAAGATTACTTTAATCTTAAAACAGAAGTGGTTGGAGCTTCTGGTGAAAAAGTAGATATTTTCCAATCTGAAGATTTAGATGTTATTTTAGAAGTTATTAGATAA
- a CDS encoding secondary thiamine-phosphate synthase enzyme YjbQ, whose protein sequence is MIIKDGLIINSRCKFQIIDISPYINDKIRNHAIDSGIINIFTKHTTSAIVINENEAGLGTDIQNILYDLIPEGNGYSHDVIDHNADSHLKSLLLSPSETVPIKEGKMDLGTWQSVFFIELDGPRSRRKIDLTIIGE, encoded by the coding sequence ATGATTATAAAAGATGGATTAATTATTAATTCCAGATGTAAATTTCAAATTATAGATATAAGTCCTTATATTAATGATAAAATTAGAAATCATGCTATTGATTCTGGGATAATTAATATATTTACAAAACATACAACTTCTGCAATTGTTATTAATGAGAATGAAGCAGGTTTAGGTACAGATATTCAAAATATTTTATATGATTTAATTCCTGAAGGTAATGGTTATAGTCATGATGTTATAGATCATAATGCAGATTCTCATCTTAAATCTTTATTATTAAGTCCTTCAGAGACTGTTCCAATTAAAGAGGGAAAAATGGATCTTGGAACATGGCAATCTGTATTTTTTATTGAACTTGATGGCCCTCGTTCTAGAAGAAAAATTGATTTAACAATAATTGGTGAATAA